A region of Streptomyces sp. R44 DNA encodes the following proteins:
- the atpD gene encoding F0F1 ATP synthase subunit beta, giving the protein MTTTVETAAATGRVARVIGPVVDVEFPVDAMPEIYNALHVQVADPAEDGALKTLTLEVAQHLGDGIVRTISMQPTDGLVRQAPVVDTGDGITVPVGDVTKGRVFNTLGQILNDPAAESEVGERWSIHRKAPAFADLESKTEMFETGLKVVDLLTPYVKGGKIGLFGGAGVGKTVLIQEMIMRVAKLHEGVSVFAGVGERTREGNDLIAEMEESGVLDKTALVFGQMDEPPGTRLRVALAGLTMAEYFRDVQKQDVLFFIDNIFRFTQAGSEVSTLLGRMPSAVGYQPNLADEMGLLQERITSTRGHSITSMQAIYVPADDLTDPAPATTFAHLDATTVLSRPISEKGIYPAVDPLDSTSRILDPRYIAQDHYDAATRVKGILQKYKDLQDIIAILGIDELSEEDKLVVHRARRVERFLSQNTHAAKQFTGVDGSDVPLDESIAAFNAICDGEFDHFPEQAFFMCGGLEDLKNNAKELGVS; this is encoded by the coding sequence ATGACGACCACTGTTGAGACGGCCGCCGCCACGGGCCGCGTCGCCCGGGTCATCGGCCCGGTCGTCGACGTGGAGTTCCCCGTCGACGCGATGCCGGAGATCTACAACGCCCTGCACGTCCAGGTCGCCGACCCGGCCGAGGACGGCGCGCTCAAGACGCTGACCCTCGAGGTCGCGCAGCACCTGGGTGACGGCATCGTCCGCACCATCTCGATGCAGCCCACCGACGGTCTGGTCCGCCAGGCCCCCGTGGTCGACACCGGCGACGGCATCACGGTGCCCGTCGGCGACGTCACCAAGGGCCGCGTGTTCAACACGCTGGGTCAGATCCTGAACGACCCGGCCGCGGAGTCCGAGGTCGGCGAGCGCTGGTCCATCCACCGCAAGGCCCCGGCGTTCGCGGACCTCGAGTCGAAGACCGAGATGTTCGAGACCGGCCTCAAGGTCGTCGACCTTCTCACCCCGTACGTCAAGGGTGGAAAGATCGGTCTGTTCGGTGGCGCCGGTGTCGGCAAGACCGTTCTGATCCAGGAAATGATCATGCGTGTGGCCAAGCTGCACGAGGGCGTTTCCGTCTTCGCCGGCGTCGGCGAGCGCACCCGTGAGGGCAACGACCTCATCGCGGAAATGGAAGAGTCCGGCGTTCTGGACAAGACCGCGCTGGTCTTCGGCCAGATGGACGAGCCCCCGGGCACCCGTCTTCGCGTCGCCCTTGCCGGTCTGACCATGGCGGAGTACTTCCGCGATGTGCAGAAGCAGGACGTGCTGTTCTTCATCGACAACATCTTCCGCTTCACGCAGGCCGGTTCCGAGGTCTCGACCCTGCTCGGCCGTATGCCCTCCGCGGTGGGTTACCAGCCGAACCTGGCCGACGAGATGGGTCTCCTCCAGGAGCGCATCACCTCGACCCGTGGTCACTCGATCACCTCGATGCAGGCGATCTACGTCCCCGCCGACGACCTCACGGACCCGGCGCCGGCGACCACCTTCGCCCACCTCGACGCGACGACGGTTCTCTCCCGTCCGATCTCCGAGAAGGGCATCTACCCGGCCGTGGACCCGCTGGACTCCACGTCCCGGATCCTGGACCCGCGCTACATCGCGCAGGACCACTACGACGCCGCCACGCGCGTCAAGGGGATCCTGCAGAAGTACAAGGACCTCCAGGACATCATCGCGATCCTCGGTATCGACGAGCTCAGCGAGGAAGACAAGCTCGTCGTGCACCGCGCGCGTCGTGTCGAGCGCTTCCTGTCCCAGAACACCCACGCGGCGAAGCAGTTCACCGGTGTGGACGGTTCGGACGTTCCGCTCGACGAGTCGATCGCCGCGTTCAACGCGATCTGCGACGGTGAGTTCGACCACTTCCCGGAGCAGGCGTTCTTCATGTGCGGTGGCCTTGAGGACCTCAAGAACAACGCCAAGGAGCTCGGCGTCTCCTGA
- a CDS encoding F0F1 ATP synthase subunit epsilon: protein MAAELHVELVAADRSVWSGEATLVIARTTSGDIGVMPGHQPLLGVLESGPVTIRTSEGATVVAAVHGGFISFADDKLSLLAEICELADEIDAQRAERALERAKTDSDAAAERRAEVRLRAVSVR from the coding sequence TTGGCTGCTGAGCTGCACGTCGAGCTGGTCGCCGCGGACCGGAGTGTCTGGTCCGGCGAGGCCACCCTGGTCATCGCGCGTACCACCTCCGGCGACATCGGCGTCATGCCCGGCCACCAGCCGCTGCTCGGTGTGCTGGAGTCGGGCCCGGTGACCATCCGTACGAGCGAGGGCGCGACCGTCGTCGCCGCCGTCCACGGCGGATTCATCTCGTTCGCCGACGACAAGCTGTCTCTGCTCGCGGAGATCTGCGAGCTGGCGGACGAGATCGACGCCCAGCGCGCCGAGCGCGCGCTGGAGCGTGCGAAGACGGACTCCGACGCCGCCGCCGAGCGGCGCGCCGAGGTCCGGCTGCGCGCGGTGTCCGTCCGCTGA
- a CDS encoding DUF2550 domain-containing protein, with protein sequence MFLALLVCGLVVALVVIGLFVFGLRRRLIQRAGGTFDCSLRWNIPDEPDPTGKGWVYGVARYSGDEIAWFRVFSYAPRPRRVLERSSIVALERRMPEGEEELALLSDAVIQPCMYEGVRLELAMSEDARTGFMAWLEAAPPGQRVNVA encoded by the coding sequence ATGTTCCTCGCTCTGCTCGTGTGCGGCCTGGTCGTCGCACTGGTGGTGATCGGGCTCTTCGTCTTCGGCTTGCGCCGGAGACTGATCCAGCGCGCCGGCGGCACCTTCGACTGTTCGCTGCGCTGGAACATCCCCGACGAGCCGGATCCGACCGGCAAGGGCTGGGTGTACGGCGTCGCCCGCTACAGCGGTGACGAGATCGCCTGGTTCCGCGTCTTCTCGTACGCGCCCCGCCCGCGCCGGGTCCTGGAGCGCTCGTCCATCGTGGCCCTGGAGCGCCGGATGCCGGAGGGCGAGGAGGAGCTCGCGCTGCTCTCCGACGCCGTGATCCAGCCCTGTATGTACGAGGGCGTCCGCCTGGAGCTCGCGATGAGCGAGGACGCCCGGACGGGTTTCATGGCCTGGCTGGAGGCGGCGCCTCCGGGCCAGAGGGTGAATGTCGCGTAG
- a CDS encoding glycosyl hydrolase family 18 protein, which translates to MVGLASPAEAAASATATYTKTQDWGTGFGANWTIKNTGTTTISSWTVEWDYPSGTAVTSAWDATVTSSGTHWTAKNVGWNGTLAPGASVSFGYNGTGSGAPSDCKINGAPCDGTTQPGDNPPSAPGTPVASAITDTSAKLTWTAATDDKGVKNYDVLRDGAKVTTTTGLTFTDSGLTAGTDYSYTVVARDTIDQTGPAAGPVAVHTTGGGGGQPLPNAVKMGYFTNWGVYGRNYHVKNIVTSGSASKITHINYAFGNVTGGKCTIGDSYADYDKAYTADQSVDGVADTWDQPLRGNFNQLRKLKKAYPNIKILWSFGGWTWSGGFGQAVQNPAAFAQSCYDLVEDPRWADVFDGIDLDWEYPNACGLSCDTSGAASFKNMMQAMRAKFGANALVTAAVTADASAGGKIDAADYAGAAQYMNWFNVMTYDFFGAWAAQGPTAPHSPLTSYAGIPQAGFNSAEAIAKFKAKGVPANKLLLGIGFYGRGWTGVTQSAPGGTATGPAQGTYEQGIEDYKVLRNSCPANGTVAGTAYAHCGTNWWSYDTPATVNSKMSWAKNQGLGGAFFWEFSGDTGNGELVGAISTGLN; encoded by the coding sequence ATGGTCGGCCTCGCCTCCCCCGCCGAAGCGGCCGCCTCGGCCACCGCGACCTACACCAAGACCCAGGACTGGGGCACCGGCTTCGGCGCCAACTGGACCATCAAGAACACCGGCACCACCACCATCAGCTCCTGGACCGTCGAGTGGGACTACCCCTCCGGCACCGCCGTCACCTCCGCCTGGGACGCCACGGTCACCAGCTCCGGCACCCACTGGACCGCCAAGAACGTCGGCTGGAACGGCACCCTCGCCCCCGGCGCCTCCGTCTCCTTCGGTTACAACGGCACCGGCTCCGGCGCACCCAGCGACTGTAAGATCAACGGCGCTCCCTGCGACGGCACCACCCAGCCGGGCGACAACCCGCCCTCGGCCCCCGGCACCCCGGTCGCCTCGGCCATCACCGACACCTCGGCGAAGCTCACCTGGACCGCGGCCACCGACGACAAGGGCGTCAAGAACTACGACGTGCTGCGCGACGGCGCCAAGGTGACCACCACCACCGGCCTCACCTTCACCGACAGCGGCCTCACCGCGGGCACCGACTACTCGTACACCGTCGTCGCCCGCGACACCATCGACCAGACCGGCCCCGCGGCGGGACCGGTCGCCGTCCACACCACCGGCGGAGGCGGCGGCCAGCCCCTCCCGAACGCCGTGAAGATGGGCTACTTCACCAACTGGGGCGTCTACGGCCGCAACTACCACGTGAAGAACATCGTGACCTCGGGCTCCGCGTCCAAGATCACCCACATCAACTACGCCTTCGGCAACGTGACCGGCGGCAAGTGCACCATCGGCGACTCCTACGCCGACTACGACAAGGCCTACACCGCCGACCAGTCCGTCGACGGCGTCGCCGACACCTGGGACCAGCCGCTGCGCGGCAACTTCAACCAGCTCCGCAAGCTGAAGAAGGCCTACCCGAACATCAAGATCCTGTGGTCCTTCGGCGGCTGGACCTGGTCCGGCGGCTTCGGCCAGGCCGTGCAGAACCCGGCCGCCTTCGCCCAGTCCTGCTACGACCTGGTCGAGGACCCGCGCTGGGCCGACGTCTTCGACGGCATCGACCTGGACTGGGAGTACCCCAACGCCTGCGGTCTGTCCTGCGACACCAGCGGCGCGGCCTCCTTCAAGAACATGATGCAGGCCATGCGCGCCAAGTTCGGCGCCAACGCCCTGGTCACCGCGGCCGTCACGGCGGACGCCTCCGCCGGCGGCAAGATCGACGCCGCCGACTACGCGGGCGCCGCGCAGTACATGAACTGGTTCAACGTCATGACGTACGACTTCTTCGGCGCCTGGGCGGCACAGGGCCCGACGGCCCCGCACTCCCCGCTCACCTCGTACGCCGGCATCCCGCAGGCGGGCTTCAACTCCGCCGAGGCGATCGCCAAGTTCAAGGCGAAGGGCGTCCCCGCCAACAAGCTGCTGCTCGGCATCGGCTTCTACGGCCGCGGCTGGACCGGCGTCACCCAGTCCGCCCCCGGCGGCACGGCGACCGGCCCCGCGCAGGGCACGTACGAGCAGGGCATCGAGGACTACAAGGTCCTCAGGAACTCCTGCCCGGCCAACGGCACCGTCGCGGGCACCGCGTACGCCCACTGCGGCACCAACTGGTGGAGCTACGACACCCCCGCCACCGTGAACTCGAAGATGAGCTGGGCCAAGAACCAGGGCCTCGGCGGAGCGTTCTTCTGGGAGTTCAGCGGTGACACCGGCAACGGCGAGCTGGTCGGCGCGATCAGCACCGGCCTGAACTAG
- a CDS encoding response regulator, with product MTIRVVVAEDQSAVRAGLVLILGSAPDIEVVGEAADGERAVELARELRPDLVLMDVQMPRMDGVTATRQVVSEGLADVLVLTTFDLDEYVFGALRAGAAGFLLKDTEAKDLITAVRTVGRGEGLIAPAVTRRLIAEFAAPSRPVADSSVLDVLTPREREVLSALGLGLSNAEIAVRLDMAEATVKTHVSKVLGKLELRGRVQAAVLAQELGV from the coding sequence ATGACGATCCGGGTGGTCGTGGCCGAGGACCAGTCGGCGGTACGGGCGGGGCTCGTGCTGATCCTGGGCAGCGCGCCGGACATCGAGGTGGTCGGCGAGGCGGCGGACGGCGAGCGGGCGGTGGAGCTGGCGCGCGAACTGCGCCCGGACCTGGTCCTGATGGATGTGCAGATGCCCCGGATGGACGGGGTGACGGCGACCCGTCAGGTGGTGTCGGAGGGGCTCGCCGACGTGCTCGTCCTGACGACCTTCGACCTCGACGAATACGTCTTCGGGGCGCTGCGGGCCGGGGCCGCCGGCTTCCTGCTGAAGGACACGGAGGCGAAGGACCTGATCACGGCGGTGCGGACGGTGGGGCGCGGCGAGGGCCTGATCGCCCCGGCGGTGACGCGGCGGCTGATCGCGGAGTTCGCGGCCCCGAGCCGTCCGGTGGCGGACTCCTCCGTACTGGACGTGCTGACGCCCCGTGAGCGGGAGGTGCTGTCGGCGCTCGGCCTGGGTCTTTCGAACGCGGAGATCGCGGTCCGTCTGGACATGGCGGAGGCGACGGTGAAGACGCATGTCAGCAAGGTGCTCGGCAAGCTGGAGCTGCGGGGCCGCGTCCAAGCCGCCGTCCTGGCACAGGAGTTGGGGGTTTAG
- a CDS encoding sensor histidine kinase, with product MLDEYVTLPRPHRMDLFIAATGLVGGLILWWFGLYVTGDHVFGQRWATLIPLTVMAGSEAVRRAAPQTALIVGTLAIVADQFTNGSLATVLMFTDVVYAAVVYGTPASARRIPYTTGLITVAVTAVFLIWWQNAIALLVGVLTGMISFLPAITGAIVRNHREAADAARLRAEQTALLAEMDRAQAVVAERARMARELHDMVANHLSAIAIHSTAALSLDEPATTRQALTVIRENSVAGLSEMRRLIGLLRDSGGDAEPGAVPTLDALDGLLARARTNGSSGGLEFVLEDTRPADGAALPAPVELAAYRIVQESLTNAVKHASPGTVTVRVGRGDGLLTVAVDSPCGRRPGPSAPGTGSGLVGMRERAELLGGEFRAAAAGAVWQVRAVLPADEKAGNA from the coding sequence ATGTTGGATGAGTACGTGACACTCCCCCGCCCGCACCGCATGGACCTGTTCATCGCCGCCACCGGTCTCGTCGGCGGCCTGATCCTGTGGTGGTTCGGGCTGTACGTGACGGGCGACCACGTCTTCGGGCAGCGCTGGGCGACACTGATCCCGCTGACCGTGATGGCCGGGTCGGAGGCCGTGCGCCGCGCCGCCCCCCAGACCGCTCTGATCGTCGGCACCCTCGCGATCGTCGCCGACCAGTTCACCAACGGGAGCCTGGCGACGGTCCTGATGTTCACGGACGTGGTCTACGCGGCCGTCGTCTACGGCACGCCCGCGTCCGCACGCCGCATCCCGTACACGACGGGCCTGATCACGGTCGCGGTGACAGCGGTCTTCCTGATCTGGTGGCAGAACGCGATCGCGCTCCTCGTCGGCGTGCTCACCGGAATGATCTCCTTCCTCCCCGCGATCACGGGCGCGATCGTCCGCAATCACCGCGAGGCGGCGGACGCCGCCCGGCTGCGGGCCGAACAGACCGCGCTGCTCGCCGAGATGGACCGGGCGCAGGCGGTGGTGGCCGAGCGGGCGCGGATGGCGCGCGAGCTGCACGACATGGTGGCGAACCACCTGTCGGCGATCGCGATCCACTCCACGGCGGCGCTCTCCCTCGACGAACCGGCCACCACCCGGCAGGCGCTGACGGTCATCCGGGAGAACAGCGTGGCGGGCCTCTCCGAGATGCGGCGGCTCATCGGGCTGCTCCGGGACAGCGGCGGGGACGCGGAACCGGGGGCGGTGCCGACCCTCGACGCGCTGGACGGCCTGCTCGCCCGGGCCCGTACGAACGGTTCGTCCGGCGGCCTGGAGTTCGTCCTGGAGGACACCCGGCCCGCGGACGGAGCCGCCCTGCCGGCGCCGGTGGAGCTCGCCGCGTACAGGATCGTGCAGGAGTCCCTGACCAACGCGGTGAAGCACGCCTCCCCCGGTACGGTCACCGTACGGGTCGGCCGCGGCGACGGGCTCCTGACCGTGGCCGTCGACTCGCCGTGCGGGAGGCGGCCGGGGCCTTCGGCGCCCGGGACGGGTTCGGGTCTGGTGGGGATGCGGGAGCGCGCGGAGCTGCTCGGCGGGGAGTTCCGGGCGGCGGCCGCGGGAGCGGTCTGGCAGGTGCGGGCCGTGCTGCCCGCGGACGAGAAGGCGGGGAACGCATGA